In Acinetobacter sp. TGL-Y2, a genomic segment contains:
- a CDS encoding type VI immunity family protein has translation MSTSNSYLNEQEIIELVRDIPLDTSILYGEENNEFGVCPYITFYIYHQNESIDQIGNKIIEIYEEFENLIIDKPFKLRYQSDPSDWKDAIKTKKNKQQLIEIMKTSLYKHMVYFIGATTADSNLQSPRWGFKGSLQEINTMYSQVKFNFGDKWYKSNQAIWNSFIKKCLVKLNPIQAYSGYEIGNVGQFSFISPEFETVERTFSEFFYGLDIDHQNMDLSHENMFVEEDRDALGGGIRTPTWCFLLSPYWLAKLGLSEEQIREKLNDPRIEITKIEDSENPNQYSLWIHLGELSLYPVEEGVPDLLVMANELIKPIRCDNLKLTTLDAWDDDPNPRFDAVSAKQWIARFDEDSTWPELKRVDIEVQEQERIDIVTAGSPCPHEGYWHTFAKENTRQYFKQGDIFPNFESDWGDVYWQFDAEE, from the coding sequence ATGAGCACGTCAAATTCATATTTAAATGAACAAGAAATTATAGAATTAGTTAGGGATATTCCTCTTGATACATCCATACTTTACGGGGAGGAAAATAATGAATTTGGAGTTTGTCCATATATCACATTTTATATTTATCATCAAAATGAAAGTATTGATCAGATAGGCAATAAAATAATCGAAATTTATGAAGAATTTGAAAATTTAATTATAGATAAACCATTTAAATTAAGGTATCAAAGTGATCCAAGTGACTGGAAGGATGCTATTAAAACCAAAAAGAATAAACAACAACTTATTGAGATTATGAAAACTAGTCTATATAAGCATATGGTTTACTTCATTGGAGCCACTACTGCTGATTCTAATCTTCAAAGTCCACGATGGGGTTTTAAAGGAAGTCTTCAAGAAATCAATACAATGTATTCACAAGTTAAATTTAATTTTGGAGATAAATGGTATAAATCCAATCAGGCAATTTGGAATTCGTTTATTAAAAAATGCCTAGTTAAACTTAATCCAATTCAAGCCTATAGTGGATATGAGATTGGTAATGTTGGTCAGTTTTCTTTCATTTCACCAGAATTTGAAACGGTTGAACGAACCTTTTCAGAATTTTTTTATGGACTAGATATTGATCATCAAAATATGGACTTATCTCATGAAAATATGTTTGTAGAAGAGGATCGCGATGCTTTAGGTGGTGGTATTCGTACCCCTACCTGGTGCTTTTTACTTTCACCGTATTGGTTAGCAAAGTTGGGTTTAAGTGAAGAACAAATTCGAGAAAAGCTGAATGATCCACGTATTGAAATAACGAAAATAGAGGATTCAGAAAATCCTAATCAATATAGTTTATGGATACATTTGGGCGAACTCTCACTTTATCCAGTTGAAGAGGGTGTACCTGATTTATTAGTCATGGCGAATGAACTCATTAAACCTATTCGTTGTGACAATTTAAAACTCACGACTTTAGACGCGTGGGATGATGACCCAAATCCACGCTTTGATGCGGTAAGTGCGAAACAGTGGATTGCACGATTTGATGAAGACAGTACTTGGCCCGAATTAAAACGAGTGGACATCGAAGTCCAAGAACAAGAAAGAATTGATATTGTTACAGCAGGAAGCCCATGCCCACACGAAGGCTATTGGCACACCTTTGCCAAAGAAAACACACGTCAATACTTTAAACAGGGAGATATTTTCCCTAACTTTGAAAGTGATTGGGGTGATGTTTATTGGCAGTTTGATGCGGAAGAATAA
- a CDS encoding SseB family protein has product MTLQKLFTQTQENYELIPQFLDQLLESEVYCLGVQDADNTIQFQVLETADGEQAIPFFLGLESIYSAFGSQVEHFTINTRKMLEMTQGATLVLNPTSELSKEFSPEEVQSILNMDTE; this is encoded by the coding sequence ATGACCCTCCAAAAACTCTTCACCCAAACTCAAGAAAACTATGAGCTTATTCCGCAGTTTCTCGACCAACTTTTGGAATCTGAGGTTTACTGCCTCGGGGTTCAAGACGCTGACAATACCATCCAATTTCAAGTTTTAGAAACTGCTGATGGTGAACAAGCCATTCCCTTTTTTCTAGGACTTGAAAGCATTTACAGTGCCTTTGGTTCACAGGTGGAACATTTCACTATCAATACTCGAAAAATGTTGGAAATGACCCAAGGTGCCACTTTAGTTTTAAATCCTACATCGGAACTCTCTAAAGAATTTTCTCCAGAAGAAGTTCAATCGATCCTGAATATGGATACTGAATAA